ccaGTGTcaaatgttccttcagaaatcgttataatacactgatttggtgctggagcaacatttcttattattataatgttgaaaatgttATGCTGCTTCCTTTTCAGGATTCAttagaaatattcaaaatttcaGGATTCTCGAGAAAATTCCGTTTATGTAAGAATGTAAAAGGCTTTACTGTTTGATCTAttaaatacatccttgctgaattaaagtatttttacactacactttttggtaatgaaagtacaaatgtgtaaaaaaagtgttacactttatattagatttataatgtaattattcTGATATTACACAGCAGTGATCAGTAAGTTAGGCTTTGCATATAAATTGTGGTtggtgtccagaatgttacactttatattaagtgaacAGTTCCTGAAGAGTTGTAAGTACACTGATATTACATTGGTTCACCAACTCCAACTCGAGAGCCAACTCCTCCCACTTTacatatccctaaacctacccatctccaccccctggatcccatttccacccctaaacctactcatctccacctcctggatcccatttccacccctaaacctactcaTCTCCACCTCCttgatcccatttccacccctaaacctactcatctccacctcctggatcccatttccacccctaaacctactcaTCTCCACCTCCttgatcccatttccacccctaaacctactccTCTCCACCtcttggatcccatttccaccgcTAAACCTACTCATCTCCACCTCCttgatcccatttccacccctaaacctactcatctccacctcctggatcccatttccacccctaaacctactcatctccacctcctggatcccatttccacccctaaacctactcatctccacctcctggatcccatttccacccctaaacctactcaTCTCCACCTCCttgatcccatttccacccctaaacctactccTCTCCACCtcttggatcccatttccaccgcTAAACCTACTCATCTCCACCTCCttgatcccatttccacccctaaacctactcatctccacctcctggatcccatttccacccctaaacctactcatctccacctcctggatcccatttccacccctaaacctactcatctccaccccctggatcccatttccacccctaaacctactcatctccaccccctggatcccatttccacccctaaacctactcatctccaccccctggatcccatttccacccctaaacctactcatctccaccccctggatcaaatggttccaattattcttataaatgttgttgttacaaaatgtagttatatatgtcctgttacacatttgtacttacacaaaccATTCTGAGGGTTCTTTCATGTGTGTAGTaacagaaatattacagctgtagatactataTACCAATGTGTACTTgcactgtggttacatacatacatatttagttactatgtaagtacacaggtattagggacacaatGTAAAGTGGGACCTTCAGTTTCTCTGAAACACTTTTATCAATAGGATGCAGTTTAGAAAAAATCTCATGGAGACCCTCCTGACTTTAATTCCTAAAGTAGTTTTCCTTGTCTTCTTTTAGGTTGAGCAGAAAGAGGATGATCTGTCTCCAGCTGACTTAGAGGAGCTAGAGCTCAGGAAAAAGCTTGTGGAACTTACTGAAAAAATAAGTGACAAAGGCTCGTCTGATGAGGAGGATATAATGAAACCTTCAGAGGCCTCTCCAAAGAAAGGGGCAGTTTATTATGCTCCAGCTATGAGAGGAGATTCAGCTGGACTTGGGCATGTCAGACACCCATGGCCTCTTGAGGTTGAGTGGGTAAGATTAAGGAAACAGTCAAAATCAAGcagttatttattaatgtttcttCAGCAGTGCTTTGGTTTGAACGCACACTGCTGttcttattaatttttaatattatttaatatttaaaaaaaaatctaatttaatatacaattttaattttatgtttctaaTTGTATCCTCCAGAAAGCAAAGCCAACTGTACCTAAACCCTTAAAGAAGCAGAAGAGGGTGAGGTCCTTTGAGTTTAGCAACACAACCAGCTGTGAGCTGTTGCAACTGGAGGGTAAAGTTGCAAGGGCAGTGGCCAGCGTCCAGAGCACTCAAAGTGGAGTATGCCACTCAGTCTAAACATTTCAATTTACTCCACATTCCTTCTTCCAACATAGCTGTAACTCTCCATGTCTTGCCTTAACTGTTTGTTAACCATTGCTATGTTCTTCATGGAAAGGTTACAGATATTCAGAAAAGAATCGCTGCTTTGAGTGCtgcagggatgatggtggagacGTCCCACAGACAGGTACAGTATGTAGCAGTCCAGCTGCTCAGAGACAcatacagtattactgtttagTTTTCCAGATCCCTGGCTGTACAGGAGCATGTACTGAAACTTTCAAAGAATTGTGAGCTAAATTCTGTTTAGCAGCTCTTTGTGGCAAGTTCAGAAAGaggctaaatatttttttgttcttccCTGACTTCTCAGCCATCAAGAACATTGCATGAATTTCCACTTAGTAAGTGCAAAGCTTTGTACTGCATATTCAGTagcatttacattaacattatatTTGCAGCATCCTTGTGTTGTATAAAAGCTAAAAGCTACATTTGTTTTCATCTTCTTTTGCACTTAATTTTGTAGAAATGTCTTTGCtattatatatcaaaatattaaaccaaatgcatttatttaaaagatagcatgttttttttttttaaacaaaacatttcacaaaaggttGTTTGTCTGGTTTCAGATTATAAAATAGATTGTTCCCAGATACAAATGCTAGTATTTGTAAACCACAATTAGACATTTAAACCGAGTTTAATTTCACAGTGCACAGTGATTTTAATGCATTCCACTGATAGAAATCAGATCCCCAGATCGGCTTCTGGAACAAATCGACTACCCACATCCATTGGTCATGGAAGAGCCTATGGAAAATGTTCAGTTTGGTCAGGATGTGAGCTGTgatgaaattgaattgaattgcttATAGCCTTAACAGATTGCCTTTTCAGAAAGTCACCAAAAGCTCTTTACTACTTGTCGGTTTCTAATCAAAATTCAATCAGTATTCATATACTGTAAGTAACAAAATGAAGAAACATGTCTCACATTCTTTTTGCTTTCTCTGAAGGAGGCAGCAATGAAGCAAGATCTTTACGGAAGCTGGTCATGTGAAGCAACCTCAGCAAGCTAGCGCTCTTTCACATATTTTTACAAGTCCATGATGGTATACACATAAAGCATATTTCTTATGTTAATGAAATCAGCTCCAAGGGGTTTGTGGTATTCCCatcttaataatatataattaatacttGCTTTAATCTTTCAGTAGATGAGTGTCAGATTATCCTGAAAAAATGAGAGGCTCACATTGTAGCATGTGCTGTTTTTTAGAACAGAACATTTCTATTATGcacacaatatacatttttgtctACATTACACTTATTAACTGCTGTTGTTTTGATAAAAACTCAATTTTTATACcattatcaatatttaatatcTTCAATATTTAGTCAATATTTAATATCTTCAGATTTCTATGTAGTTCATGAAATATTGTATCTGATATATTTTTCATACATAACAGTTTTGTTTTCTCCtaaataaatatcttaaactaCACAGTTTCCTTTTTCATCACTTTGTCTTTGAGGTCAGTTATGAAGGAATCAGTCAACACTGGGACCTTGTCAAAGCTCAATTCTAACATCTGCTGGAGTATCACATCCTCCATATCCAAATTACTACATCATTTGTATATTAAGTGTGCATATTTAGGATGTGTTTGAGTACATGTGAGCTGTGCAGTCTTCATCTTCCGCCAGAGGGGGTATAAATTGGTGACCGGCCTAGCAGTTGATCCAGACGAGAATATCCTcaactaattactaattatttataattaaaaatcctGTGAAAGTACTGTATATACTCAAGGATGAGCAgcctcaaatagaaaacattcatattaaattgcccccccaaaaaaaagaaaataaacttcTGTCTACTGACGGACACTAAACCATGGCTTTAAATCTGTTTTGCTCTGTATCCTTATGCTGTTAGCAAGTTTAACCCAGCCAAAACCTCACGATGATCTTCCATTACACTCCATGGAGATTAGAAGTATAATTTTACTGACCTGAAAAACGACATCTAAAATTTAACATGCCTTCGATTATCACTACACAATATGAGATTCCTAATACTTCATATTCTTTAtactattatttttctgtagatcCAAACACTGATGCAGAGTAGTATATAAAGGCAGAGGAATACCAATGGGAGATTTGGCCGAAGAATAGCACAAAAAGGTGAAGGATCATATTTTGGAAAGCACAGGTTCTGCTCTCTTGAGGTCCTGACAACTTCATTATATATTCCACAAACTACCTTCATCTCACTCCAATGCATTTAGTGTCCAAATAACACATTAATGTATGGGTTAAatcataatgaataataaataacggatctttttttctgtattgtgaAGTACATCTGAGTGAAATGAATTAGTGATAAAGAAAAATGTAGTTGAATGGAAGCagatctgaaagaaaaaaaagaaatgctaagatgaatcattcacaataagataacacacaattagaaaatatatagggtgaattttcatttcatgctgactttaaaattTTTTAGATAATAAACTGTTAATAGATGTAGCCTTCCATGGTGACTTCACTGTCTGCAACTACTTGCCGTGTTAATGCTACactcagagaaaaaaagaaagaaagaaaaccactTGAGGTCTCTTGatttatacttttataatttcAGTTCTCAAGAAAGACAGGCTGGTGGAATGTTGAAAAAACAGTCAGAATTCATTTAAACGATCATAATCTGCAGCTGCATGAGTATTAGAGTCTATATATAGGGCGTATACAGCTCAAATCCAATATCATTCTTTATCCAACAAACATAACACTGAAATGTTGGAAGTCTCTATCAGCAGCCACTTTCTCAATGTTGTGACAATTTGTTGTCACTGTGACTGGTACTACGACAAACAATACCTGTGATAAATCAAACCAAATGAGGTTAATTAAGAGAGGATTGGTCAGACTGACGTCACTGTAGACAGAATCCGTCTCTTCCATCTGCTTGAAGTTCTCGAAAGGCCATATGATTTTGAAAACTCCAGATGAATCCATACAAGAGTCTTGGCGAAGGCAGTTCTCGTGGTCTGTTATGTGCAAACGCACCCTCAGCACATCCAGAAATGGGTCATGTCCTTTCACAAGCACCACTGAGCATTCAATAACAAAGTTAGATTCGTTCAGAATCTGCAGGAATGACTTTCAGGGGTGGCCCAAAACAGAGTTGAGGTAAAAACTCAAAATGCTCAGCGTTCCAAAGAACATTTCTGGATCGCCTCAATAACAATGTTTTTAAGGAGGGCGATTACAGAACGAGGGTCGTCACTGCTCACTACAGCACTGCCCGACACGATCATGTTGGATCCAGCCTAAGAATGTTGGAGTAATGAATAAAGATGAGTAATGCACTTTTCaaataatatctttatttttaatatttttatttatacaaataaatatgtgtGCACTAAAGGACAGCTATACCTCAGCACATCTGTGGATGCTGTCTGGGCCAACTCCTCCATCCACTTCAATGTCCAGAGAAGGGAACTGACCCCTGAGCCAGCTCACCTGCAGAGACACAAGcatcttcagtgtctgttgtctGAGTCTAAAAGAGACTAATAGACATTACACTTGTGTACCTTTAGCATCATATCTTCCAGGAACTTCTGACCGCCAAAGCCAGGCTCTACAGTCATGACAAGAGCCATATCGATCTGCCCAGCCCACGGTGCCAGTTCCTCAACAGTTGTTCCAGGTTTAATGGCAAGACCAACCTGCATCATAAGAATGTTCTTAAAATTAATACTATCAGTAATGCTTAGTCTAGTTCAGAATATAAGACTTTCTTTACTTCTAAGTCAGATTTATACATCAAAATAAGAGTTTACTAACACCTCCTTTAAACCAGTTAAATTACTTATCTTCTGCCCAAATCAAATTCGTACAAATACAACATGCCTTaaacaaaggaaaaaatatatattattagtcgGCAGAGGGCGCCATAAGGCCATAGCAGTCAAAACAGCAAAgaatctgcatatatatatatataaatacacattccccaaaaatcaattaaatgaattttataatttcattcaGATTTTTATATGACATGCTTCTAGTGTTTTTATATGATATGCTGCTAGTGTCAtagattatatatgtatatatatactgtgtatatatatatatatatatatatatatatatatatatagatagatagatagatagatagatatagatatacaaatatatatatatatgtgtccgTTCCTCCCTTTTTAACAGACCTTCAGGCCGCTCTCCCCGATTTCCATGATGAGGTTGCCAGGGTTGGTTGTGGCTTCTAGATGGAAAGTGTACTGATTGGCTCCTGCTGCTGCCATGGGCTTCACCCACTGCTCTGGCCTGGACACCATCATATGCATGTCTGTAATAAAGCAAACGGTAAGCAAAGCCTCCAAACCTACACAGAGCAAACACTGCAATGTT
The genomic region above belongs to Carassius carassius chromosome 11, fCarCar2.1, whole genome shotgun sequence and contains:
- the LOC132152437 gene encoding ribulose-phosphate 3-epimerase-like, whose protein sequence is MMECGADYLHLDVMDGHFVPNINITFGHPIVECLRRCIGPDPFFDMHMMVSRPEQWVKPMAAAGANQYTFHLEATTNPGNLIMEIGESGLKVGLAIKPGTTVEELAPWAGQIDMALVMTVEPGFGGQKFLEDMMLKVSWLRGQFPSLDIEVDGGVGPDSIHRCAEAGSNMIVSGSAVVSSDDPRSVIALLKNIVIEAIQKCSLER